A segment of the Babylonia areolata isolate BAREFJ2019XMU chromosome 7, ASM4173473v1, whole genome shotgun sequence genome:
CAGTATATACTACATGCTGCAGTCTTCACAGTACATGCTGCAGGCTTCACAGTACATACTGCAGGCTTCAGGCTTCACAGTACATGCTGCAGGCTTCACAGTACATGCTGCAGGCTTCAGGCTTCACAGTACATGCTGCAGGCTTCACAGTACATACTGCAGGCTTCACAGTACATACTGCAGGCTTCACAGTACATGCTGCAGGCTTCAGGCTTCACAGTACATGCTGCAGGCTTCAGGCTTCACAGTACATGCTGCAGGCTTCACAGTACATACTGCAGGCTTCACGTTACGTACTGCAGGTTCCACAGTATATACTACATGCAGCAGTCTTCACAGTACATGCTGCAGGCTTCACGTTACGTACTGCAAGTTCCACAGTATATACTACATGCTGCAGTCTTCACAGTACATACTGCAGGCTTCAGACTTCACAGTACATACTGCAGGCTTCATAGTACATACTGCAGGCTTCACAATGCATACAATAGGCTTCATAGTACATACTGTAGGCTTCACGATACATAACACAGGTTTCACAACACATACTACAGGTTTCACAGTGCGTACTGCAGGTTTCACTTTTCATAATACAGGCTTCATTATACGTCGTGCAGGCTTCAGAATACATGCTGCAGACTCAAAATTCACACTGTAGGTTTCACAATACATACTAAAGGCTTCACAATACACACTGCAGGCTTCACAATACATAACACATACTCACGATAACTTAGTGGCCACTTGGGAATTTGTTGCGTATATTTATTCTTGAGGAGATGGTGAAATGGTATTGAGTTTTTGACAAACAGCAGCGAATGCAGCCAGTGTAAGTGTCATGGTTTCTTTCACACAGCTATGTCATGGTGTCTTTCACACAGCTATGTCATGGTGTCTTTCACACAGCGACGTCATGGTTTCTTTCACACAGCGACGTCATGGTGTCTTTCACACAGCTATGTCATGGTGTCTTTCACACAGCTATGTCATGGTGTCTTTCAAACAGCTATGTCATGGTGTCTTACACACAGTTATACCATGGTGTGTTTCACATACCTATGTCATGATACCTTTCTCACAGCTATGTCATGATACCTTTCTCACAGCTATGTCATGGTTTCTTTCACACAGATGTGTCGTGGTTTCTTTCACAAAGCTACGTCATGGTGTTTGTTACACAGATATGTAATGATGCCTTGCTTACAGATATGTCACGCTGTCTTTCACACAGCTATGTCATGGTGTATGTTACACAGCAGTGTCATGGTGTCTATCACACAGCTGTATCATGGTGTTTGTCACACAGCTATGTCATTGTCTTTCACACAGCTATGTCATGGTGTATGTCACACAGCTATGTCATTGTCTTTCACACAGCTATGTCATGGTGATTTTCATAAGCTACGCCATGATGTCTTTCACACAACtatgtcagtgtgtctttcaCACAACTATGTCAATGTGTCTTTCACACAACTGTCATGGTGATTTTCTCACAGCTACATCATGAAGTCTTTCACACAGCTTTATCACggcgtttgtcacacagctgtgtCACGGTGTCTTTATCACAGTGTATGTTACAAAGATATATAACGGTGTCTTTCACACAAGCCATGTCATGGTGTCTTTCACACAGCTATGCCATGGTGTCTGTCACACAGCTAGATAATGGTGTCTTTCACACAAGCCATGTCATGGTGTCTCTCACACAAGCCATGTCATGGTGTCTTTCACACAATTATGTCATGGTAACTTCCACACAGCTGTCATGATGATTTTCTCAGAGGTACGTCATGGTGTGGTTCACACAACTATGTCATGTTATGGTTCACACAACtatgtcatggtgtctgtcacGCAGCTATGTCACGGTGTCTGTCACACAGCTATGTCACGGTGCCTTTCACACAGCTATGTCACGGTGTCTGTCACACAGCTATGTCACGGTGCCTGTCACACAGCTATGTCACGGTGTCTGTCACACAGCTATGTCACGGTGCCTTTCACACAGCTATGTCATGGTGCCTGTCACACAGCTATGTCATGGTGCCTGTCACACAGCTATGTCACGGTGCCTTTCACACAGCTATGTCATGGTGCCTTTCACACAGCTATGTCACGGTGTCTGTCACACAGCTATGTCACGGTGCCTGTCACACAGCTATGTCATGGTGCCTGTCACACAGCTATGTCATGGTGCCTGTTACACAGCTATGTCATGGTGCCTTTCACACAGCTATGTCATGGTGCCTTTCACACAGCTATGTCACGGTGTCTTTCACACAGCTATGTCACGGTGCCTGTCACACAGCTATGTCATGGTGCCTGTCACACAGCTATGTCATGGTGCCTGTTACACAGCTATGTCATGGTGCCTGTCACACAGCTgtgtaagaaagaaaagatctgagcacatcactcctcttttgcaacatctccactggctccctgtctcacaccgaataaagtacaagatcagcactctatgttatagatgcattcacaaaactgccccttcctatctctgcggctgccttcacctctacactccatctcgctcactacgatcggcctcggatccactctgtttgcgcatacccagattcaaacactcgactgttggccgccgttctttctctgtttctggaccttgcgattggaatgaacttcctttttcgcttcgtcaagtctccacactcagctctttcaagtctggccttaaaacccacctcttcccaaaatagcctcccttgcctgcccttccttgtctttagtttctacagtattaaagttatgcatgcgtgtgaatgactggtgcgaaagcgctttgatttgtctctgcacaagatccagcgctatataaataccactattattattattattaatggtgtCTTTCAGACAGCTATGTCATGGTGTCTTTCACACAGCTATGTCACGGTGCCTGTCACACAGCTATGTCATGCTGTCTGTCACACAGCTATGTCACGGTGTCTTTCACACAGCTATGTCACGCTGTCTGTCACACAGCTATGTCATGCTGTCTGTCACACAGCTATGTCACGGTGCCTGTCACACAGCTGCTATGTCACGCTGTCTGTCACAGTTATGTCCGAGAGCTGCTGTCCAGTCTGGCGGCCCTGAAGCTGATCCAgttagaggaagggggtggggccaGTGACGACCACTCCCGttacctcttcttcctccctgccCACCACCGCCACACCTTTCGCAAAACCGCCGCCTGGACCACCCTTGTCTCCATAGCCAGGTCCAGGTTTCCCCGCCTCCGCTCGCTCCTTCACCTGGATTCTCCGGATCAAGGTATTCTGTTGTTATAGGGTCACATGCAGCATGATTTAGCGCATGTCTAGAGAACCCATGGTAAGAAAAAGGATTGTCCTTGAAAAAAAATCCTCTcaaatgcacatgtgtgtgtgtcagtgtgttagaaTGTTAGAgtgttagtgggggggggggtgattgaatgacacaggaaacgaatgatgatcggctaaatgcagctgtcagtcagctcttcccaggttggcagcctgttgtgcaaatgactccatgctggtgacggcgcctgatgggtaaagggtggagatttttgcgatctcacaaatcaacatatgtgcagacctgcttgtgcctgaacccccttcgtgtgtatacacaagcagaatatcaaatacacacgttaaagatcctgcgatccatgtcagtgttcggagggttatggaaacaagcacatacccagtatgcaaacccccgaaaacatagtatggctgcctatatggcggggtaaaaaccgtcacacacgtaaaaacccactcgtgtacatatgagtgaacatgggagttgcagccccaaaACGAAGCCTCTTTAATGAAATTTCTGTCGTGCCATAGCTTGGTAATTTATGCCCCAACCTTCGGAATTAGTATGAACCAAGAAGATATCACTTGACGCTGAATTTACCCGAGCTTGTGACTCAACCCATGGTAGGCCATGTTGAAGAGGTCGTCCCTCCTCTTATCACTCAATCACTGATAAAACAATAACGCTAGAATTTAAAGACCATTGACTGACTCCAAATTTGCCCCAGGCAGTCTCGAAAAGAAGACAGCTCTTCGCCTGCAGAAGCTCAGCAAAGGATGGGCGATCTGGGTCTCCTGGTCTCTAAGCTCAAGATGTCAAGTATGTAGCAGGTCCCAAAACAGCTAGCATACCACACCATATGACACCACACCAtatgataccataccataccatactataccacaacataccatacaacacaatacaatacactgcaaactAGTCTCTTGCAAGCGCACTGGGTTTACAGGGGGGGGAATGCAGAGTATGCTTCGGTAGCGAAGTACAGCGCAGTATTGTAGCTGTGGCTTACTTTGGAGAGGGATGGTCATTGACACGTGTGGCAAATGTAGGGAATGAAACCTCCAGTCCACAGAGTCTGCATGGTCCATCTCCGCCTATTAAGACGTACACAgaccttttcctttttatttgttATGATTGGTATGGGGGATGTTttctgtgtattttgtatttgatttATTACATATGGAGGTACTGTGGCAGATTCGGTTAGGCATCGGACTTCTGATTCGGTGattaccagtgatcagggttccaggccctgtttggggatggtggtgtgtccttggcaAGGGCACTTCActctcattttccccactccacttAGATGtgattggggaaggttaaaaaggtGGCTCAAAAACACTGACATGAAATACGTGATCATTAACATGCgcacacatgaaaggggttcaggcacaggcaggtctgcatgtctgtcgagtgagagatcggaaaaatatccacccttataACCCACCAGGCGTTGATATTGGAATTGAACCCAGGGCCCCTAGAATCCACCTCTGTAACCACTCGACTGTTGCACCCGTCCACGAAAGCAGTGTCTTGTATGCTGATGATTGGTGTTTGCAGGTCTCGCATACGACGACGAGTTTTTCTGTGGACTGGACATTTTAGATGACTTCACCAAGGACTACATAGCAGAAGCCATCCTCAAAACCCCCGGACTGAAGGAGAAGATGGGTGAGCATTGCTGGAGCAACACACATTCTGCCGTCTGTCCTTTCCTGTGTACCACTTCTGAGAAGAGAAGTCGACTGTACCCTGTGCTAAAGAATGGAAAGTTTTACGTATATCTGTCACAGGCTTGATTGTGgtaaccttttttttctaatatgaGCATGTATTTATTATTAGTCTTTAATTAACATAATGAAATGTTGACTTTGATAGTATACACCAGGGTCATGTAATACGTCTTCTCACAGTACCATAATGTTGCCCAGTCATAACTTTGTGGTACAAGAAAATCCCGACACTATAAGACGACAGTCAAATTGGGACAAACCCTCCCGTCTCAACAATAGCAAGACATGGACGTCCCTCAAGGAAGCATGATACCCCCCACACTGTTTGATATAATGTGACATTGACAAGTTACAACTAAAAGGAATGCACGCAGGCAGTGTACGCCGATGACATTGCCATGTATGTAGCCACAGAGCTACGTCCGCCCCTGCCCTGGCTGCTGGCGTTCTATGCCCCACTTGCAACCACATGTGCGCTCCAGGCTTTGGGTTCCGGAGCCACATGCGTGTCCTCCGATGATGTTTGTTGCTGATGGCACAACGCATCGTCATCACTGTCTCCCTAGAGACAACCATGAACATGATATGAGGCCCTAAAGTAGCCgacatgatgatggtgtgttgtgtgcggcAGTGCACGACTGTCAGTGAGGACCACTGCAGCTGTCTCCTTGCTGTACGTGCTGTGTGCAGAAAGCGGACTGCGGGCCCTGGAGATCGGCTGTGGGCCGGGCATCGTGTCGTGCCACCTGGCGGCGCAGTTCCCCAATTCCCACTTCTTGCTGACAGACGTGTCGCCGGAAGGAGCGGAGCACGCCAGACGCACCATCCAGAGACTGGGGCTGACCAACGTCAGTGTGGAGGTCATGGACATCTACCACATCCCCCCGGACTGGGCGGACCGCTATGACTGGATCTTCGCCTTGGACGTCATCCACGacctcccctaccccctgaaGGCTCTGCAGGAGGTCCGCAGAATGCTGAAGCCTGGAGGCCAGTTCTCCATGGTGGACATCTTCATGTCCTCCAACCTGTCAGAGAACGTGGGGAACCCTGTAGCCGCTTCCCTCTACGCAATAAGCACTTTCATGTGCATCCCCGAAAGCTACCAGAAGGTTGACTCCCACGCTCTGGGCGCCTGTTGGGGAGAGCAGCAGGCTTTGAGGCTGGTGAAGGAGGCGGGGATGGAGGTGCTGGACATGACTGACACCATGCCCGACAGCCCGGGGGTGATGGCACTCTGCATGTGTCAGAAACCAGCTTAGTCCTGACAGGGGCAATCCACGGCTCCAGGGCAAGGCACACAGGGAAACTCTCCACGTTTGTTCTGGACCTTAGCTGTATCAGTACATGATATTCAGGGCGTAAACAGAACTtccatgatttcttcttcttcttcttcttcttcttcttcttcttctctttgaagaGTCCTCTGGGCGCCAcacactgttcaccagatttctccaggtctaTCATTTGTTTGCCTGACTAACTAAACACCTGTAAACAGATTGTGACAGACTTCGTTATAAATGATTTTTATGACCGTcatataatcagattctagcccggATAATCGGGatggcagttgcctcctctgctgttctgatggtcatggtcagatTGGACTGACTACCACACATAAAATGGGCAAAGCTAAATTTAGAAGCACACAgtgaaaaatgttgttgttgttttaataacaGATGTTCGCAACGATGGTAGGATTTCTGAGCTACGAAAATGCATGTGATAAAAGGTGATTTGTTTGCATTCTCTAAGTTGTATTTAAGCAATAAGAGATTGCATTGGAAAAAGAAGTATTGTCACGATGAAGAGACCAGTCAGAACACAAAGGCATTGGGAATGACTGGAAGagtgaagaaaacatcaacaacatactATAAGGTTTTACTACAAATAGTAAAACTACTTGAAATAAACCTTTCGTGAGTTAGGAAAGAAATTATTGACATTTCAATTGAATAGAAAACGGCTTTGACATAAGCTAAAATCGTTTTGGTTTTGAATCTGTCTAATGTCTGTATAAATGAAATGTACTACAGTAATTATTGTACTGAAAAATGTATGATGCACTTACCTGAATGACATGGATAACATATTTTTCCTTTGGATAACGTAATTGCTACTCGTTACAATGCTATATATATGAATCATGTATGTGCCATAAAAGTAACGCCATTAACAATGTGGAAGAAAAAGCAAAGTAAACAGAACTTTCAAAAGTTATTGAATTGTGCGTTGCTTTCAATGTCATACTGCACACAACAATACATATGTAAGAATTGAATGTATGcatgtcttcttctacttcttcttcttcttcttcttcctcgtcgtcgttgttgtcgtcgatgtcGTCATTGTTTCatcttacttcattttattttttcacttgtgtgtcgttaaatgggcagaattgttaaAAGGCCTTCACTGTACCTAATTATTTAACCATGCATTAGAgattcaatcaaccaatcaatcttcttctcctccctcggCTCTATAAAgtgtcactggggcgccgcacaaaATAACTAGTCACCTGATTCCTCCACGTCTGTCGGCTGTATGTCAAAGCCTGTGTCTCTGCAAGTGGTTttcttgtccattctgcaatgttgttatccacagttgtttttgctgttgtttttgttgttgttttctgtctaaccctccgtctccctccttcaacggttccttggaggattgttttagcaagggcATTGGATCTTGTCGCATCGCCATACCAGCAGATAATGGTTCCCAAGTAGGTGAACTGTTCAACTGTTTCCAGCTTCTGTCCCTGCACGCCATATCCCCCAGCTAAAGTAAGAAGTGTCTTGAGGTTTTTGCACCTTGAGCAATGGACTGGTGTGTGAATTGATTGTGTCTCACACTGGCAGAGGAACAGTTTTACAGTGTATGTAGATTATAGGACGACTATTTGAGAGCTCCTACTGTTTCTGGTGAGTGAACGGAAATGTTTTTGTTGTGCATTGTGTGCCGCTGTTGTGCAGCAGTCAGTGAGCGGCCTTACTGCCTTGCAAGTCACAGGGCTTctgacagtgtgagtgagtgacccaGTGAAAACTTCCCATCCCAAATATATAGGTGTTTTTAGCACCAGAAAAAGATTAAGAGCtcggaaatttcctcttttttttcagggtggggggatggggggggagtggggagggggaagagaaagagagtatatCAGTGGGTTTTCGTTGATCCGGACTTAAGCTGCATATAAAGTGATACAAGATGTTGTTTacatggaattgtgtgtgtgggggtggggtggggggtgaagacgGGTGGAGTTCTCGCTGGTATTCCAAGAGGTGAGTACTGGCAGTCGTTAGATGAgcgaagtgggtgtgtgtgtgtgggggggggggggtgaagtcctggctgatcGTTTGGAGTTCCAAGAGGAGAGACATGTCTGTCAGTGGAGTGAAAGAATTCCTGGCTGTTCTCCTGGCTGTTCTCCTGGCGACTGGAAGGTGAGTACTGCTGGAGACTAGCAGCTCCATGCGGTTTTTTTGACAGTTCGAAAATATCGGCATGACCAAAGAGCGAGTTGGAAGAGCGAGCTACTATTCCTATTGTTAGAGACTCTTGTATGAAAAAACACgaaacataaatatataaataaattctAAAAGACTAGATTTCCGTCTGGTAAGCCACAGGTTCAACAGTGCACAAAGCAACCAGCCAGTCTCTGAAGGCGATTGTACACAGCGGAGCTGGACACCGTTAaagtgacccaaccttttgcaGCAAATGAAATGttaacaggggggcgggggggggggggtgaaacagcagagcggcttcttcttcttcttctgcgttcactcgtatgcacacgagtgggcttttacgtgtatgaccgtttttaccccgccatgtaggcagccatactccgttttcgggggtgtgcatgctgggtatgttcttgtttccataatccaccgaacgctgacatggattacaggatctttaacgtgcgtatttggtcttctgcttgcatatacacacgaagggggttcaggcactaagcaggtctgcacatatgttgacctgggagatcgtaaaaatctccaccctttacccaccaggcgccgtcaccgtgattcgaacccgggaccctcagattgacagtccaacgctttaaccactcggctattgcgcccgtcgagcagAGCAGCAACTGATGGTGATGGTCGACCTTTATGACGTCTATCCCAGCAGGCACCAGGTCAGCGGCGGCAGAAGAGGTGATAGACCGCTGAGCCCCTGTGTCCCATGAACGGGGCGTGTCTGGTGTCCCCACGTGGGGAGACACGCGCACACTCCAGACATGCCCGCGCGTGTGATTCATACGCTcctaaacatgcacacaaacgcgcgaATACACgtctgcgcgcgcacgcgctcttacacacgtatgcacactcaCGAGCTCGTGCggcacacggacacgcacgcatatacatgtGCAAGCGTGTACCCTGATATTCACAAAGGTAaatacacgcacatagacactcGCACATAGAGAAagaagcgtggtgtgtgtgtgtgtgtgtgtgtgtgtgtgtgtgtgtgtgtgtgtgtgtgtgtgtgtgtgtgtgtgtgtgtgtgtgtgtgatgcattttTAAGTCACTGGTTATTAGATTCGTTCAATTCTGTGGGTGATAGGAAGCTGTCCAAAAGACTAAACATATTCTGATTTTTAGGATGAATGAGATGGACAAAGCGAGACAAAAGGGTATAGGCAATAGGATGCCTTCAAAATTGAACAGTTTCCATTCTGAATCCGATGAAGAGTGCCTTGTGCATTAActcagataaacagaaagagactgaaggagagtggtgtggagacGGGAACAGATATCAGTCAGTCGATTATTGAATATTAGCATTAAGGTAGGCGAAGCAGAATTTTTCTTGTAATAAGCATAAGGTCAATAGCCTGCAAAGAAAGTTAtgaattttgtgttgttgtttctaacgACGTAACAATAAACTTTGGTAATTATAACATTAATTAATGCAAAAACACAGTATTAAATGAATTTAGGGAGATTGAAGTGATGATAAATCAGCGATGGTTGGGAAATCAAAATTGATCAAATAACGAAGCATGCATAAATTGGTAGTTGATATTATGATGTTGATAGTTTGCTTGGGTGGCATTGCAGTGGAAAAGTGATGGACAAATTCAGCTGTGAGTTAGCGCGATCTCTGCGGCCGGGATGACAGTAATTCtgctcctccgttctttggaggaaaatgtgttgcCTGTCTTCccttttgtattgtttgtgttaaGCGTGTCGGTTAGATCATGGGAAGGGTTAGTGTAAGATGTGGGTGCAAGGAAGGGTTGGTTAGTGGGAatgagagtagggggggggggccgtaTAGAGGACGGGTCACAGTTGGGGAACGGTAGTTGTTGGGTATGATGAGGTGCTTAATCTCCATGGTTACATAGCCATCTGCACATCTATCTTCCCACTCAAAATGTTTCTCAAggactgaggcgtcactgcgttcggacaaatccatatacgctagatgcctgacagcagcataacccaacgcgcttgtcaggccttgagtgcatgcttataacatttgtgtacctatcagagtggatttctttttgcagaattttgttttgccagaggacaaatctcccgttgccgtgggttcttcttcagtgcgccaaactCACTCCAAAACATGCCAATATATTGCAATTGTTATCGTCAAACTGAGCTCTTGTAAGTTCCCAAACAGGTGCAGAGAAGAAAGATTGTATCACAGATACCGAGTCATTTTAAAGAGTAATCCCAGAGCCGATATGAGCATGTTATCTGGAGTAGGTCTAAATGTTGCCAGCTTCAGTTGCGAACAATCTAATTTAGCTCGGTTTGGAAAATCGACTTATGATCTAAGTTTGATTCTAGGCTTCAAATCAATTCCAGTCATCAGAAACTTATTGGTGGTGAGAGCTATTTTCTCTTTGGTCATTCTTTCACTGTGATGTACGGGCAGACGAAGCATGCACTGGAAGACCAAACGTCGCAAGGGATGTAATTCAGTCTAACAAAAATAAATACGTAAGTAGTTTCCCTTTAACCTACCAAAAGGAAATTTACTCCACCGCAAGGTTTATtcctttctttaactcactcagtacggccagtcctctcttctcctctacacagacccctcggatgtccagtgggtgtctgaatgacccaacctttagcttccgtcgtcagaattgtggtattctttgtcaacattcacctcttcagtataagagccttccgcatgcaatattttgatgatggtaattgggatgaaacgctgttaatgtcgtctctttcgccgttcgtatggagagagttaaaatgacgTATCTTTCGAATTATCTCCAATGTATTAATGGTTCTTAATACAGCTATGGTTGTGATATCTTCTGTTTATCCCATAACTTGTGCGATCTATGTTATGATGTgatgcaaatgaaaaaaaaaaaaagaaagagaaaaacttgTCTATTtccctgtgtgtttatgtgcgtgcttgtgtgagtgtgtgtgagtgtgtgtgtgtgagagagagagaaagtgagtgtgcgtgcgtgtgcatgcgtgtgagtgtatgtatgtgagtaagtgtgtgtgtgtgtgtgtgtgtgtgtgtgtgtgtgtgagtgtgtgtgtgtgtgtgagtgtgtgtgtgtaagtgtgtgtgtgtgtgtgtgtgtgcgcgcgcgcgcgcgcgcgcgtctgtgtgtgtgcgtgtgaatgtgtgtgtgtgtgtcctcgagcGTGGGTTGCAATCGCCTGTCGTTTGGGTGACACTGATTTCCACAATCAGCCATGCTAtgaagatgatagtgatgacacacacacacacacacacacacacacacacgcacgcacgcacgcacgcacgcacgctacaaTACACTTCGTGGCCCATTGCAGTATTTTATTTTCGAGAGGCACAACTTCGACAAAAGCAATTAAAACAATAATTATTGTAAAGAGCTCATCAGTGTACTTCCATGATTGCGTCGTGCGCAACAACAAGACATCACTGACAACAGAAAACCACACCTACTTCCCCTTTTtttataactcacacacacacacacacacacacacacacacacacacacacacacacacaccacacacacacacacacacacacacacacacacacacacacacacatagatatatagatataccaCTGCAGTTCGCAACCCAAATCCGTATCATATTTTCCAGAGGCACGATTACGACAAAAGCGATTAGAATATTAATAATCCATAGTCTCCTGTGATTTGCGTAGTGAGCAACAAGACATTGATGACTTATAGAAAACAACTGCAATGCTACCTCAAATGTGTCT
Coding sequences within it:
- the LOC143284114 gene encoding S-adenosylmethionine-dependent methyltransferase Rv2258c-like, which encodes MAANEGIPDEKAYAQLAGGVFTGGCVSMAMMMAMETGLVKALLEASQPLSSQQLADQTRLKERYVRELLSSLAALKLIQLEEGGGASDDHSRYLFFLPAHHRHTFRKTAAWTTLVSIARSRFPRLRSLLHLDSPDQGLAYDDEFFCGLDILDDFTKDYIAEAILKTPGLKEKMESGLRALEIGCGPGIVSCHLAAQFPNSHFLLTDVSPEGAEHARRTIQRLGLTNVSVEVMDIYHIPPDWADRYDWIFALDVIHDLPYPLKALQEVRRMLKPGGQFSMVDIFMSSNLSENVGNPVAASLYAISTFMCIPESYQKVDSHALGACWGEQQALRLVKEAGMEVLDMTDTMPDSPGVMALCMCQKPA